In Burkholderia savannae, one genomic interval encodes:
- a CDS encoding DsbC family protein — translation MKKTIRIAALALAAATATLGCTAQADQSTDKLKAALQSRLGADAPIKSVTKSPIAGLYEVNLGSQIVYSDASGDYVLLGELVNTKTHKNLTAERLAEINKIDFASLPLSNAIKVVKGNGARKIAVFSDPNCPYCKKLETTLQSVDNVTVYTFLYPVLSPDSTVKSKSIWCASDRVKTWQAWMLEHRTPSVAASCDTTALDKNLALGRGMNVTGTPTVFLADGSRLPGAVSADELNQALAGVK, via the coding sequence ATGAAAAAGACAATTCGTATCGCCGCGCTCGCGCTGGCCGCCGCGACGGCGACGCTCGGCTGCACCGCGCAGGCCGATCAATCCACCGACAAGCTGAAGGCAGCGCTGCAGTCGCGCCTCGGCGCCGACGCCCCGATCAAGAGCGTGACGAAATCGCCGATCGCGGGCTTGTACGAAGTCAATCTCGGTTCGCAGATCGTCTACAGCGATGCATCGGGCGACTACGTGCTGCTCGGCGAGCTCGTCAACACGAAGACGCACAAGAACCTGACGGCCGAGCGCCTCGCCGAAATCAACAAGATCGATTTCGCGAGCCTGCCGCTTTCGAATGCGATCAAGGTCGTGAAGGGCAACGGCGCGCGCAAGATCGCGGTGTTCTCCGATCCGAACTGCCCGTACTGCAAGAAGCTCGAGACGACGCTGCAGTCGGTCGACAACGTGACCGTCTACACGTTCCTGTACCCGGTGTTGTCGCCCGATTCGACTGTGAAGTCGAAGTCGATCTGGTGCGCGAGCGACCGTGTGAAGACGTGGCAGGCATGGATGCTCGAGCATCGCACGCCCTCGGTGGCGGCGAGCTGCGACACGACCGCGCTCGACAAGAATCTCGCGCTCGGCCGCGGGATGAACGTGACGGGCACGCCGACCGTGTTCCTCGCCGACGGCAGCCGCCTGCCGGGCGCCGTGTCCGCAGACGAACTGAATCAGGCGCTCGCCGGCGTCAAGTGA